One genomic region from Pseudoduganella dura encodes:
- a CDS encoding exo-rhamnogalacturonan lyase family protein, with translation MSICPTSRRRFLQSAAAASMLSSLPGLAGAVTANAGGKSAPVSGTALRWLDGKPPARFDGATLGVPWPRGTLRLPSGKRLDFTLGAGGPAMQSWPLAYWPDGSLKWTAHAVAGGTPADGWDIQAGGSGGGTVSVRQAAGRIVVTAGELVWTVPASGEYLVASAARAGRVTMQNLKLVALRQDGPEPEGAGSVSQQPFTSKVTKATVEQTGPVRAVVKLDGLHTGGGRDWLPFSVRLYFYAGSDSVRIVHSFIYDGAPEKDFIRGLGVTAQVPMTDRTVDRHIRFAGEGAGVWGEAVRPVTGLRRDPGQAFRDAQVAGKALPPLAGMAKPVQDGLRWIPEWGDFSLSQLSPDGFTLKKRTQPGRAWIDANAGTRSKGLLYAGGAAGGVALGLKDFWQRAPVRLDVRNAATAMADVTAWLWSPSAPAMDMRSYRGEDGMDTHEKQIAGLNITYEDYEAGWDAAAGVARTSELQLWVLGGTPSHETLSAMAGQVANPARLVLAPARIHGCGVFGDWDPVDTGTPARRLVEDRLAAQLDQYLREAEQHRWYGFWSYGDVMHAYDADRHMWRYDIGGYAWDNSELSTDLWLWYSYLRTGRADLFRFAEAMTRHTGEVDVYHQGRFKGFGTRHGVQHWSDSSKQPRVSNAAYRRIYYFLTADERVGDLMRELLDSDADLAKVDISRKLAKQPGTPDSQHVVASFGTVWGSLIAAWLAEWERTGDTRWRDRIVNGMETIAALKWQWFTSAAPYDHRTGRFIGPGDNPGFSNLNGVFGVVEMNSELLTLVDVPAYRKAWLRYCRTYNAPKEEIVALLGRDPGGRGMSETNSRMTAYAAFQERDRTLALRAWREFLQSGELKRGPALPRRIDGPAVLRPLDEMPDISTNGSAQWGLAAIQHLALVGDTLDEAARAAGLVP, from the coding sequence ATGTCCATCTGCCCCACCTCGCGCAGGCGCTTCCTGCAATCGGCCGCGGCCGCATCAATGCTGTCCTCGCTGCCCGGCCTGGCCGGGGCCGTGACCGCGAATGCCGGCGGTAAGTCCGCGCCGGTGTCCGGCACCGCATTGCGCTGGCTGGACGGCAAGCCGCCGGCCCGTTTCGACGGCGCCACGCTCGGCGTGCCATGGCCGCGCGGCACGTTGCGCCTGCCGTCGGGCAAACGGCTCGACTTCACGCTGGGCGCCGGCGGCCCGGCCATGCAATCGTGGCCGCTGGCATACTGGCCGGACGGTTCGCTGAAATGGACGGCGCATGCGGTCGCGGGCGGCACGCCGGCCGACGGCTGGGACATCCAGGCCGGCGGTTCCGGCGGCGGCACGGTATCGGTGCGCCAGGCGGCAGGGCGGATCGTGGTCACCGCCGGGGAGCTCGTGTGGACCGTGCCGGCTTCCGGCGAGTACCTGGTCGCCAGCGCGGCCCGCGCCGGCCGGGTCACGATGCAGAACCTGAAGCTGGTCGCGCTGCGCCAGGACGGCCCGGAGCCGGAAGGCGCCGGCAGCGTTTCGCAGCAGCCGTTCACGAGCAAGGTCACGAAGGCAACGGTCGAACAGACCGGGCCCGTGCGCGCGGTGGTCAAACTCGACGGACTGCACACCGGCGGCGGGCGCGACTGGCTGCCGTTCTCGGTGCGCCTGTACTTCTACGCCGGGTCGGATAGCGTGCGCATCGTCCATTCGTTCATCTACGACGGCGCGCCGGAGAAGGATTTCATCCGCGGGCTGGGCGTGACCGCGCAGGTGCCGATGACCGACCGGACCGTCGACCGGCATATCCGGTTTGCCGGCGAGGGCGCCGGCGTGTGGGGCGAGGCGGTGCGGCCGGTTACGGGCCTGCGGCGCGACCCCGGGCAGGCATTCAGGGATGCCCAGGTGGCGGGCAAGGCGCTGCCGCCGCTTGCCGGCATGGCCAAGCCCGTCCAGGACGGCCTGCGGTGGATTCCGGAGTGGGGCGACTTTTCGCTGTCGCAGCTGTCGCCGGACGGCTTCACGCTGAAGAAACGCACGCAGCCGGGCCGCGCCTGGATCGATGCGAACGCCGGCACCCGTTCCAAGGGCTTGCTGTACGCCGGCGGGGCCGCGGGCGGGGTGGCGCTGGGCCTGAAGGATTTCTGGCAGCGCGCGCCGGTGCGGCTGGACGTGCGCAACGCCGCCACCGCGATGGCGGACGTGACGGCCTGGCTGTGGTCGCCCTCGGCGCCCGCGATGGACATGCGCTCCTACCGCGGCGAGGACGGCATGGACACGCACGAGAAGCAGATCGCCGGCCTGAACATCACCTACGAGGACTACGAGGCGGGCTGGGACGCGGCGGCCGGCGTGGCGCGCACGTCCGAACTGCAGCTGTGGGTGTTGGGTGGCACGCCGTCGCACGAGACGTTGTCCGCCATGGCCGGGCAGGTGGCCAACCCGGCGCGGCTGGTGCTGGCGCCGGCCCGCATCCACGGGTGCGGCGTGTTCGGCGACTGGGACCCGGTCGACACCGGCACGCCTGCCCGCAGGCTGGTCGAGGACCGGCTCGCGGCGCAACTGGACCAGTACCTGCGCGAGGCCGAACAGCATCGCTGGTACGGCTTCTGGTCGTACGGCGACGTGATGCATGCCTATGACGCCGACCGCCACATGTGGCGCTACGATATCGGCGGCTACGCATGGGACAACTCCGAGCTGTCGACCGACCTGTGGCTGTGGTACAGCTACCTGCGCACCGGCCGGGCCGACCTGTTCCGCTTCGCCGAGGCGATGACCCGCCACACGGGCGAGGTGGACGTGTACCACCAGGGCCGCTTCAAGGGATTCGGCACGCGGCACGGCGTGCAGCACTGGTCGGACTCGTCGAAGCAGCCGCGCGTGTCGAATGCCGCATACCGGCGCATCTATTACTTCCTGACCGCCGACGAGCGGGTGGGCGACCTGATGCGCGAACTGCTCGATTCCGACGCGGACCTGGCCAAGGTGGACATCTCGCGCAAGCTGGCGAAGCAGCCCGGCACGCCGGACAGCCAGCATGTCGTCGCGTCGTTCGGCACCGTGTGGGGCTCGCTGATCGCCGCCTGGCTGGCCGAGTGGGAGCGCACCGGCGACACGCGCTGGCGCGACAGGATCGTCAACGGCATGGAGACCATCGCGGCGCTGAAGTGGCAGTGGTTCACGTCCGCGGCCCCGTACGACCACCGGACGGGCAGGTTCATCGGCCCCGGCGACAATCCCGGGTTTTCGAACCTGAACGGCGTGTTCGGCGTGGTGGAAATGAATTCCGAGTTGCTGACGCTGGTCGACGTGCCCGCGTACCGCAAGGCGTGGCTGCGGTACTGCCGCACGTACAACGCCCCGAAGGAGGAGATCGTGGCGCTGCTGGGGCGCGACCCCGGCGGGCGCGGCATGAGCGAGACCAACTCGCGGATGACCGCGTATGCCGCGTTCCAGGAACGCGACCGGACGCTGGCGCTGCGCGCGTGGCGCGAATTCCTCCAGTCCGGCGAGCTGAAGCGCGGACCGGCGCTTCCGCGGCGCATCGACGGCCCCGCCGTGCTGCGCCCGCTCGATGAAATGCCCGACATCAGTACCAACGGCTCGGCGCAATGGGGCCTGGCCGCGATCCAGCACCTGGCGCTGGTCGGCGATACCCTGGATGAAGCCGCCCGCGCCGCTGGCCTGGTGCCCTGA